The following DNA comes from Picosynechococcus sp. PCC 7003.
GTACTGGTGCGGGTCGGGGAAACGGTCAAAATTAGAATGGCTTTCCGGGATTTCAGCGGCAAAACGGTTTACCACTGCCATATTCTCGATCATGAAGACCTTGGCATGATGGGCCAATTGGAAATTCTACCCGCTTCATAACCTACTTCATAAAATGTGAAATTTTGGCCTTGACTCTCCAGCGTACTAGAGCTTTTACCCTGAGATTAGTTATTGGATCATCGAGGAAACGCCCCCATGGAAACCCGCCAGTTCCAGATCAAAGGGATGGGCTGCGCTGCCTGTGCCACTACCATCGAAACCGCCCTTCAGAAAACCGCAGGGGTACAAACGGCCCAAGTGAATTTTGCCGCCGAGCAGTTAAGGGTCGAATTTGACGGCACCCAGGTTAACGGAGAAACCCTCCAACAGGTAGTCAGCGATGCGGGCTATGAAGCGATTCCCCTCATGAAAGGCGATCGCCAAAGTCAGTTAGACCAACAGGAACGGGAACAGGCGCGGCAACTGCGCAAATTAGCCCACAAGGTCTGGTTAGCGGGAATCTTAAGTACGGTATTGGTGGTGGGCAGTTTACCAATGATGCTGGGGACGGACATTCCGGGGATCGCCCATTGGTGGCATAGCCCCTGGTTGCAGTGGGCTTTGACGACGCCAATCATGGTCTGGCCGGGCCAGGGCTTTTTTACGGGGGCCTGGAAAAGTCTCAAAAATCGCACCGCCGACATGAATACCTTGGTGGCCCTGGGGACGGGGGTGGCCTATGGCTATTCGGTGCTGGCAACGGTGTTTGCAACGCAGTTCCAAGCTTGGGGTTTGACTGGGGATGTGTATTTTGAAAGTGCGGCGGTGATTATTACGCTGATCCTCCTGGGGCGCTTTTTAGAGCGGCGGGCGAGGGGGAAAACGGCGGCGGCAATTCGCGAACTCATGGGCCTACAGGTAAAAACAGCGCGGGTGCTGTGGGGCGAAGGAACCTTTGATATTCCTGTAGAAGAAGTGCAGGTTGGCGATCGCCTTTTAATCCGACCGGGGGAAAAAATTCCGGTGGATGGCGAAATTTTAGAAGGAGATTCCACCCTCGATGAAGCTTTGGTGACGGGGGAATCGCTGCCCGTGGAAAAAACCGTTGGCGATCGCGTCATTGGTTCCACCTTAAATAAAACGGGTCGCTTGATCCTGAAAGCCACCCATGTGGGGGAAGACACGGTCTTGGCGCAAATTATTCGCCTCGTCCAGGAGGCCCAGGGAAGCAAAGCACCGATCCAAAAGTTGGCGGATCAGGTCACGGCTTGGTTTGTGCCCGCAGTGCTGATGATTGCCTTGATTACTTTTAGTATTTGGGCGATCGCCGGTAATCTTTCTTTAGCGATCACGACTTTAGTGAGTGTGTTGATTATTGCTTGTCCCTGCGCCCTGGGGTTAGCAACGCCTACCTCGATTATGGTCGGCACGGGGGTTGGTGCCCAGCATGGAATTTTGATCAAAGATGCCCAGAGCCTCGAACTTGCGGCCCATCTCAGTACCATTGTTCTCGATAAAACGGGCACCCTCACCCAGGGGAA
Coding sequences within:
- a CDS encoding cation-translocating P-type ATPase; this encodes METRQFQIKGMGCAACATTIETALQKTAGVQTAQVNFAAEQLRVEFDGTQVNGETLQQVVSDAGYEAIPLMKGDRQSQLDQQEREQARQLRKLAHKVWLAGILSTVLVVGSLPMMLGTDIPGIAHWWHSPWLQWALTTPIMVWPGQGFFTGAWKSLKNRTADMNTLVALGTGVAYGYSVLATVFATQFQAWGLTGDVYFESAAVIITLILLGRFLERRARGKTAAAIRELMGLQVKTARVLWGEGTFDIPVEEVQVGDRLLIRPGEKIPVDGEILEGDSTLDEALVTGESLPVEKTVGDRVIGSTLNKTGRLILKATHVGEDTVLAQIIRLVQEAQGSKAPIQKLADQVTAWFVPAVLMIALITFSIWAIAGNLSLAITTLVSVLIIACPCALGLATPTSIMVGTGVGAQHGILIKDAQSLELAAHLSTIVLDKTGTLTQGKPSVTNCHSLIDEAQLWSWVASVEQSSEHPLGEAIFQHAQAKNVPLVPLENFQSQTGQGVQATINQQSIYIGTAQWLRDLGIDSEPLQSQATAWQNEGKTVIWVAIDQQLAGIIALADQLKPTSASVVKQLQKLGLKVVLLTGDNPRTAEAIAKQVGIDQVQAEVRPDQKAAVVQQFQSQREIVAMVGDGINDAPALAQADLGIAIGTGTDVAIAASDLTLISGDLEGILTAIKLSRATLRNIKQNLFFAFFYNVASIPIAAGILSAWGIFLNPMIAGAAMAFSSVSVVTNALRLKKVSQRL